One Tissierellales bacterium DNA segment encodes these proteins:
- a CDS encoding nucleobase:cation symporter-2 family protein: MSSENLEGEMVESHNSELRYHINDKLPIGIAIPLAIQNIMAAFSGIIAVPLVVGQAIGLSVDTMGLMVSATLFISGLATFIQSRGIGPVGSKLPCIMGTDFTFVGPGIAVASAFGLPGYFAATTLGAIFEIVLSRFIKPLRKYFPPVVTGVVVALIGLTMIPVAVDWAAGGVGNPEYGSLKFILLAFAVMAIIILLNQKGKGFISSGSILIGIVCGYIISIPMELLDITPVKDAAWISLPRPFRYGMEVHLSAVLAFLPAYLVTAVETMGDLISVANASEHEITGEELSRGILSDGVGSFMAGIFGAGPHTSFSQNVGIIPITGVASRFVTIISGIILMLAGIFPKIGALVSIMPDPVLGGAGIMMFGMISVGGFKLLQEVDLNRRNSLLVAVSMGLGLAVVYRPEILDNFHPTVQTIFQSGMTTGTLAAIILNLILPGREIEE; this comes from the coding sequence ATGTCAAGTGAAAATTTGGAAGGGGAAATGGTTGAAAGTCATAATTCAGAACTACGCTACCATATTAATGACAAGCTACCAATAGGTATTGCCATACCTTTGGCTATTCAAAATATTATGGCGGCTTTCAGTGGTATTATAGCAGTACCTCTTGTAGTAGGACAAGCTATTGGTTTGTCTGTAGATACTATGGGGCTTATGGTTAGCGCTACCCTATTTATATCAGGATTAGCTACATTTATTCAATCTCGTGGAATTGGACCAGTTGGTTCAAAACTTCCTTGTATCATGGGTACAGATTTTACCTTTGTAGGACCTGGTATTGCAGTTGCCAGTGCCTTTGGATTGCCGGGCTATTTTGCTGCAACGACCCTAGGTGCAATTTTTGAAATCGTTTTAAGTAGATTCATAAAACCATTAAGAAAATATTTCCCACCAGTGGTTACTGGTGTTGTAGTTGCTTTAATAGGGCTTACTATGATTCCTGTAGCGGTTGATTGGGCTGCTGGAGGAGTTGGTAATCCCGAATATGGTAGTCTTAAGTTTATATTATTAGCCTTTGCAGTTATGGCCATTATAATTCTATTGAATCAAAAGGGGAAAGGTTTTATAAGCTCCGGTTCAATACTTATAGGTATTGTTTGTGGATATATTATTTCTATACCTATGGAATTATTAGATATTACACCAGTAAAGGATGCAGCATGGATTTCTTTGCCAAGACCTTTTAGATATGGAATGGAAGTTCACCTATCTGCTGTTTTAGCATTTTTACCTGCCTATCTTGTCACTGCAGTAGAAACTATGGGAGATTTAATATCAGTAGCTAATGCTAGTGAACATGAAATAACAGGTGAAGAATTGTCTAGAGGTATTTTATCAGATGGTGTTGGAAGTTTTATGGCTGGAATCTTTGGTGCTGGGCCTCATACATCATTTAGTCAAAACGTTGGAATAATACCTATTACAGGTGTAGCTAGTAGATTTGTAACTATTATTTCTGGTATCATTTTAATGTTAGCGGGTATATTCCCTAAAATAGGAGCATTAGTATCTATAATGCCTGATCCTGTTTTAGGTGGAGCTGGGATTATGATGTTTGGTATGATATCTGTTGGTGGATTTAAGCTATTGCAAGAGGTAGATTTGAATAGAAGAAATAGTTTATTAGTTGCAGTATCAATGGGATTAGGACTTGCTGTTGTATATAGGCCTGAAATATTAGATAATTTTCACCCAACTGTTCAAACTATATTCCAATCAGGAATGACTACAGGAACTTTAGCAGCTATCATCTTAAATTTAATACTTCCTGGAAGAGAAATTGAAGAATAG
- the hsp18 gene encoding heat shock protein Hsp18, which produces MSDMMPFRKNNLSRREDSFSDFIRDLFDDDFFTSINYNRGNFRADLKEANGNYYVEADLPGVKKGDIEIDYHNNYLIISAKRDESMENDKENYVRRERHYGEFKRSFHIDNVDEDNIKASFNDGVLKIILPKLNKEDNKRRRINIE; this is translated from the coding sequence ATGTCCGATATGATGCCTTTTAGAAAAAATAATCTAAGTAGGAGGGAAGACTCTTTTTCAGATTTTATAAGAGACTTATTTGATGATGACTTCTTTACTTCAATAAACTATAATCGGGGAAACTTTAGAGCTGATTTAAAAGAGGCCAATGGGAACTATTATGTGGAAGCAGATTTACCAGGGGTTAAAAAAGGAGATATAGAAATAGATTACCATAATAATTACTTAATCATTAGTGCAAAACGAGATGAATCTATGGAAAATGATAAAGAAAATTATGTTAGACGAGAAAGACATTATGGTGAATTTAAACGAAGCTTCCATATAGATAATGTAGATGAAGATAATATAAAGGCTTCTTTTAATGATGGAGTCTTAAAAATTATCCTTCCAAAACTAAATAAAGAAGATAATAAGAGAAGAAGAATTAATATAGAATAA